The Schistocerca nitens isolate TAMUIC-IGC-003100 chromosome 2, iqSchNite1.1, whole genome shotgun sequence nucleotide sequence TTCGTATTGTTGCTATTGCAAGTCTATTTAAACTGGGTGGCACTGCTACTTGGAAACCGCAACTGCACAGCTTCAAGAAGTCAAGATAAAAGTTACTTCAGCTGGGAACTACTGAGTGCCGCTTCCGATGATCACGACTTCAGTAACTCATCACCTCCATGGAATAGTAACAGCGAAAAGAATGTTGAGGAAAACAAATTTTATGATTACGATTTTGTTTCGAACACAGACATTGCAATGCAAAGAATTTGGTATTGCCCTCGCTGCTGTCAGAATTCTTTCATAAAATGTTCCCATTGCTCAGTGTGTAAGAAATGCATTATTGAGCGGGATCATCATTGTATTTTCTTGGGAACGTGTATTAGCATGAAAAATatcacatacttcattattctgttAATTTACACTGGTCTAACATCTTCTTATGTCACTCTGTTGTTGTGCAACAAAATGAATTTGCTTGACTCCTCTACTACAGTGTTAATGGAGCACTTCTTTCCAGTATCATTTGCGAAATGGTTATCGGGCGAAGAATATACAGATAACCTAATAGAAAAATTGCTGTTGAATGTGTGCGTGTCGTTGGCTCTATTTAGTTTGGCATTTGCCGCCTACTATTTGTGCAAAGCAGCAAGAAGTAAAACTAATATTTCCTTCCTGAAATTTACAAGAAACAATCCATCGCATTTTAGAAAGCATAATTTCGTTAATTTAATATTCCCAATGATTCTAATGAGGTATTTGCCTTTCAACGTAGCGTCCAACACCCACAAAGAAAATTAAGTTTCGGACCACGACTAAAGTGATAAAACCAAACACTTCTGCAAACATTGTATAAACTTCAAGCAAGATTTAGATCTGATCTTCATAACTCGATTTGAGTACATCAAGTAAAATAACACGCAATTTAACTGTCAAATTCATAAACTTGAAATTCAGACCTCTGTGCAAATGTTTGCTAGATTTATACTTTCTGTGTGTAATATATTCTGTGATACTGTAAATATACTGTTGTGTGAAAATCACTTAAGATGTGTTGTAACATAAAATGTTACTAATCTTCAGCAGTTTTATTGTAGATCCCAAATGGTAAATTGATATATGGAAATATTCCTGGAAAAGCAAGCAGTTGAGTTTGATAAGCATGTTTCAAGGAGAAATTAATGAATTTTGCTTCTAAGTGCACTTTTAAATTGAAAGAATAAAATAAACTAACACACCAGTCTTTAACAGAATGGTGAGTAGTTCATATGTAACTTTTTTGATTCTCAACCCATTGCTTAAAAATGTTCTTTATAATCTAGAACTTCATTACGTGTGTTGTACTGAGTATTCTGGGAAACTTTTCACATAAATTTGTTTGTACCAGGGTCTATTAAAAAAACTGAAGGTAAAGACAGTAGCACCAGTCATTTGCATATTATTTCTGTATGTACCACTCACTGACAGTTAACTGAACATATTGACAGTTAGCTGAACATGTATTTAAAGAATTCTGAACCCTTCTGTGTTATTTAGGATGTGGGGAATTGTATAGCACAAAATGTGAgagaaataatacaattttattgtaatacaatataaatggatagataaaaaaatccactcacaaagcagcagcagggacacacacacacacacacacacaaggatttaagttttacaatattttggagccagtggctcctcctcctgacagaagagttggagaggaaggaagaggggttgaAAGAAAAGGACGAGATGTTTAAGGAAAGGGCtaaagttcagaaaagtcacccagaaccccaggtcaggggagactaacctgacagaatgagaaggaaagactgattatcaGTCTTTCCCCCTCATTCCATCTGACAAGTCTCCCTTGAGACATAGTGATTGCCACCGTAAAACTTTGCCAACATGAAAGTCCCTAACACTATGTTTTCCACAATTTGTGATTCACACTTTTTTCCCCTCTGTAATTTACCTTTTTTTCTCATAATCTTGTATTTTATGGTGTGCCTGCCATGCCTCAGAAATTGTTATTGAAAGGCAATGCTATATCCCCCTGAAGAGCATTTTTCGGTGTCAATGGACTATACTCCAAATTAGCAGAGAGAGACTATTCCTGAAAGTAAAACCTTATTTTGTGAGCTATCAGACATTATTTTAGGAGGAAGAAGTTATTGAACTTAAATTATTGTCTTGAGATTGAGGGCTACTTGAATGTGATTGAAATGGCAGTTCTTGGTTGATTTTATTGTAAACAGCCTGTACCAGATGTGCATTTTCTTTGATGGGTTGTGGCTTCATTGAACAGTTTTACTCATTTTCTCCACATTAGGGAAAGTTAGGTGTCTTCTTTGTCCCCACATCAGTTTTCCTTTGTGTAATTGTTTTCAGTAGTTAGTCTCAGCTAAAATTTTGGGTTCCAGAAATTGTAAAACACCTTTAAGATTTACTAGTTTGTTAGTACAGGTACTTCTAGAAATCATTGGAGGTGAGTTCTTGATATTTTCCATATTTGTTGTAGCAACTTTCTAAGTTATTTTTAACATTGAATTGACACAATTGAGAAGCTCTAAAACCATTCTGTATTGTTTgctcagaaatgcttttcatgcTTCCTTTAGTATCAATCCAAAGTTTTCTTATGTTTTACGTCCAGAGTTGGATAAATATTTTAATGGTTGAAATACATACATCCATTAGCTGTAAAACATGTGTTGAATTAGGAAATAATGCACACCTGTCATCTGATTTGAAGACTTGAGTTGtcttttactactttaatttttttatttcatatgttGTTTTATTCCTGCAATCAAGTATTAAACTTTATTGCTTAGTGACTTAGATAGTTACTatcatgttccatgaatcatttgtGTGGGTCAatccatttcaacatttttgattttcttgatttttttatcaTGACTTCCCTATAAACAGAcattcacaaaacactgttttaaaaatttttgtaagtcATAATTTTTTCTGGTAGCCGTTTTTACAATGGCGGTTgggcaaattttagtggaaatcGACGTTTGTGGAAAGTTTAATTGCCAAGTTATTTTAAAAGATATCAGAATAATTCAAAAACCAGTGTGCTCAGCATGAAATGAGCTTCaggcataatttttttaaatttttctatcatGCAAGAGAGTCTCTCAAACTCTTTCTGTAaagactctgaaaaaatttatCAATCTTCACTTTTTAAGGCCTTCAATTTTCATGAAAGAAGAAAGACTCACCAATAATATGTTATATCTGTGTTGTGTACTTACATAACTACCTGCAGTAAAAGTTGCAGTCCTgagaatgcactcctgttttttctaGAGCTTTTCAAAAATGGCCAAAACCCTTCTAACGTCAATATTCGCAGGTCAATATCTAAAAAGGGACTGAAtgaaaacaagtgaaaattttacagaatgttCTTTATTCTAATGGGAATATCTCACAAAAAAATCATGACTGAGACTCAACTACATTGAGAGTAATAGAGCAGCAAATTTCAGTAAAAACGCTACCCCTCTAGATGCTTGTGCAGTGCCAAGTTAGCAAACAAGGGCTTGAAATGATTACAGTTGACATTGGTCAAATGATGATTAAATCATTACATACAATAAATGATTAAATATTTCTACTTTTAAATAACAATGGGCAGAGATAACAATTGGTAAGAATTCTAATTCTTAAAATTAATGGTACATTTGTTGTACTACACTTGCGTATAGTATACACATAATAATGTTTCTCCATGTATACAGATTTAAAACTTCAGTTGTAACTACTTGCCAGCT carries:
- the LOC126235989 gene encoding putative ZDHHC-type palmitoyltransferase 2, whose product is MSEYYSEVVKVSSRMHDSRVQILKIFPVFTVLFSLWVLYVTLRVLDETGQSFLVFVLLLLQVYLNWVALLLGNRNCTASRSQDKSYFSWELLSAASDDHDFSNSSPPWNSNSEKNVEENKFYDYDFVSNTDIAMQRIWYCPRCCQNSFIKCSHCSVCKKCIIERDHHCIFLGTCISMKNITYFIILLIYTGLTSSYVTLLLCNKMNLLDSSTTVLMEHFFPVSFAKWLSGEEYTDNLIEKLLLNVCVSLALFSLAFAAYYLCKAARSKTNISFLKFTRNNPSHFRKHNFVNLIFPMILMRYLPFNVASNTHKEN